From Periophthalmus magnuspinnatus isolate fPerMag1 chromosome 6, fPerMag1.2.pri, whole genome shotgun sequence:
ggcCCACAAAACCCATACGCTTCCAGGATTTATTTAAATCTTCATGACGCCAAatgaaattagaatatttatgTGGACCAACAATGGGTGATTTTAATCTTATTTCCATCAGATgtggtttagttgttttttagaGATTCACTGATAGGATTTCGGTAGGGAGTGTAGacagaaagtagcagtagctactACTGCTGTACTACTGTacatgaatttgtacatggtccctgacaaataataaaaggatATTGGCTAACAAAATATTGGTTCAGCAGATaaaattattttggccataaaCTGGTGTAATAAGATGATTTTCTGGTGATATCAGCCCAAAATTCTCACAATAAACTTAACAGGATCACATGAATAAACGCATGAGGATCATTTTACAtcatgctgtttgtgtttgaaagaaataaatgctattttcagtctctgctctgacaTCAGTTCTTATAAGGGATCTGCAGATACTTAAGCCAAAGTATTGTCATATCAGAATAGAAACATATAGAACAAGCTGGATCTGTGTGTCCctaggtgtttttgttttgtggtcTATCCTTCCAAAAAACTGGATATGCATTTAGTTAAAGGTGCTTCATGTAAgacctggactgggactggaccaggacttcTCCAGCAAATGAAATGGGCCAACGGAGCAGGAtcaaaggagcagagccagaggtgcAGAAGTAGCTTGCAGTAAACTCTACTCTTCAGTGAATAGTTAAGGATaagaaaacaaacacaggaCAAATATCCACAAGCACCCAGAATGttttatatagatatataataGTGAAAATAACATACGTTAAACACATTGTTTTTCttaactttcttttttaaaGGTGATGAACCCAGTTGTCCACCAGATGACAGCAATCCCTTTATAAAACCCTAATAAAATTAGCCGGTGTTTCCCAatagtttttctttgtttatgtCATCGcattcagtttgtgttgtaaatgtataaaatataaaaatgtgactatctGCCTGTATTTAATCTTTAAGCATAATTTCTGTGCAGCTGCCATAGTTCTACCACAAACTTCCAAAAAAAAGACTTGTGAGtttggacaaaaacaaaaatctcagGTCGACTGGAGGAAATAAAACGTGTGATAATGATTCTAGGAGCAGGTGAATGTGACCATAAGGCACAAGTGATGAAGGCGCGTCCCACAGTTCAAACCCTCACCTGCGTCAACCAGTCACCTGTGTCTGCACTCActtgtgtctgttgtgtctGTCATTCACCTGTGTCTGCCACTCACCTCTGTAAAAACTGAACTGTAGCTGCACTCACCTGTGTCTGTCATTCACCTGTCTCCTCATACCTATGTCTGCCACTCACCTgtgtcataaataatcatcataaaattgacattaaaagAGCAGAGTGCAGAACAAAAACCTTTTAGTCaaatacacagctaaacagaactgtttggagcctggatttaaaccttgtcaaggcctgtctcacatcttcaggaagactgttccaggttttaactgcataaaactgaaacgctgagaCTACAGCTAGACAAGAGAAGAATGCAGGTCCCTGAGATCCTcaaagtgcgagatggttcatatggcactaacatgtgggagatgtactttggtgctaggccatggagagacttgaacacaagcagagctgctttaaagtctattctctgagccagttttttgatggtaaaaagctgcagatgttattgttttgatgtggctgttaaagttcaggtCTGAGTCCActgttacccctagatttctagccttatttgaaggttttagagagagagactggaggtgactgctgacactttctctttgtttctgagAACCAAAGACTACTTTGCCTACATCAGTGCTCAGGCGGATGTCAtgtgtcaccttgataagagcagtctcagtgctgtggtggggtctaaaacctgactggaaaacatcaaaggagttgttcatttggagaaagttaataagttgttggtaaacaactttttcaagaactttgcctaaaaaaacagcagatttgagatgggttggtaattgttcaatactgtggcatcaagactgctcttttttagaagaggcttgataaccgcagttttcaaagctctggGGAATGTTtgagattgaagtgacatgctACCTATGCAAGCGAGTGGTTACCGCAAATTGTTGCGCAccagactttagaaatctacTGGGTAACACATTTAGGCAGCATGTGGAAGaactggtgacgatctcttggacagttttgtcagttacaggtggaaagtgagtcagctctaagtgtctggGTGGGTTCAGGGTTGTTATTTGCTTTGTTGAATTGACGtgatttttaatgccctgaaccttgtcattaaaaaaTACTGCAATCTCATTttacttagatgtggaaattagttctaacggcagcggAGCTGGAGGCTTTGTTAATCTTTGTTAATCAACAGTAACTGTTACAAacaagagttgttactgcaacttccaataatgtttgaaaaatccctctcccttgttctgCATAAACTGTGTTTGTAcgtgtgcatcttttctctgtattgaccacaggctcctgaaaatgtttgAATCCATTCTTTCTTGAGCTTTCAGACAAACTTAAAacctttttgacagtgtttccTAATGTGTGCATTCTGTCTACgtagtaactgctgaacattctaccatagagCTACATGTAGAGTAATGTCCATTTCTGACTCAGGGAGTATGCTCTAACCTGCTCATGTATCTGTGGATTATTGTTGCTTCAGTTTTTTGATATAAGACAATAAACTTGTTGAAAGGCTTTAttgtagttttacattttagagaCAGCACAAAAATCAAGAACTCAAACTCAGATCAAAATCAATAAATCTCAGAATTTGTCACCATCTTTCAAAGACAAAGACACCATGGCCAGACGttaccaggactacacctgctCCACTGCTAgcctggcaagtccagactcatatctctctgtatttattatacagattgatatcagtctggtccatTCTTAAACCCAGCCAAACGTGTTCGTCCAATTACATTAGTTAATTTCAGTGAtttcatgtgaaacaaaagagctcactggtcacccatgatttacaaataaaatcacatttctctcccctcccctaaTGCTCAGCTCAGTGGTTCTGTAGAAACCTGTGACAGATGGTGGGTCTGGACTTTATGCCCTGTGGCCTAGCACTTGTAGTAACGGTTGACTCTCAGAATGTCGTACTTGCTCACTTCAGTCGCATGTCCAAAACGCAGGCTTGGGTTTCTCTTTGACTGAAGAGTGGGCCTGCCATTTTTAGACCAGgcataactgaaaaaaacacacaagggTTAAAACAAGCAGAGCCAGACGAGCTGTGTGcgagaagcagaggagcagagccagaggagcagagccagaggagaagaggagcagagccagaggagaagaggagcagagccagaggagaagagccagaggagaagagaagcagaaccagaggagcagagccagaggaaaagaggagcagagccagaggagcagagccagagaagaagaggagcagagccagaggagcagagccagaggagaagagccagaggagcagagccagaggagaagaggagcagagccagaggagaagagccagaggagcagagccagagaagaagaggagcagagccagaggagcagagccagaggagcagagccagaggagaagaggagcagagccagaggagaagagccagaggagcagagccagagaagcagaggagcagagccagcggAGAAGAGGAGCCGAGCCagagaagtagtagcagtagtggtagcagtagtagcagtagtagtattagtaccagtagtagtagtagtagtactcacttGTAGTACTGCATGACGGAGTTGAAGTCGTAGGGGGTGTACAGGTTGTTGGTCCTGTActtcctgaagttgtgtttcttATCTGAGGAGAGACACTTGTGTCACACAGGTGTGAAGCCCAGACAAAAACTTGAGTCACAGATTAGACAAGAGAAAAAGCCTCAGACAAATACTTGAAGCTCATTGGCTAAAGTCTTACTTGAGCTGATGTTGTCGTACAGGATGGTCACATGGCTGTCCCGGTCTGAGCGCGAATGCTCGTGGGCGAATCCGAGCGCATGCAGAAGCTCGTGTTGGATGGTGGAAGTATAAAGGCAGCCATTTTTAGACAGAGACAGTTTCTGACTGCGCGTCCACCACTGTCTCCCTATGTATGACCAGCACCTGTCacacaaacagagacagagacagggcagagacagagatggagatagaaacaaggacagagacagagatggggacagagacagagacagagacagggacagagacagggacagaaacGGAGATGGAGATAGAaacaaggacagagacagagatggggacacagacagggacagagacagaggcagggacagagggacCGATTAGACTTTACTCTTCTTCATCACATTTATACAGATCtgtttttggacactcaaagacttTACAGTGccctgtagccacagctgccctggggcccTCCACCATCAGCACTCACATAAAACATTACACTGGCAATGTGGGTCAAGTCTCTGCTTAGCAATGGTATGGCCTGTAGTACTtgcgtgtactctgtgtacgtgtgtgtacttgtgtgatctctgtgtacttgtgtgtactctgtgtacttacCCGCTTCCAGAGAAGATGTACAGGTGGCGAACGTAGTTACTCCAGTAATGTGAGATCTCGTAAAACCGGACACAGGTTTTAGACTGGATGGTCCTCATGGCCGAACGGATCAGACTCTTCTGAGAGGAACCTGCAAAAAGACAAGGATGTGAACCAGGATCTGGACCAGGATCTGGACCAAGATCTGAACTGGACTCACTGTAGCTGGAATCGAAGCGATAGAAGATCCAGACCGATGATCCGTATTTGGgccatttacaataaaaacacgaGACGGCGTTTCTGCGTCTGTCCACAACGATGTCGCCCTCCATCAGACGAGACTctgcaaatacacaaatacttttactatgaatattatcacaactattactactactactactactactgctaatactacttgctatgactactactactaatatttctattactactgctactgctacttctgctgctactactactactactactactgctactagtactagtactaccacCACTGGTGCTGCTATTAGTactactcctattactactactgctattacaaaTACTCCTCCAGGACGTACCGATTTTCTGGTTGGCTTTGGCGATGATGTCACTGACAGTTTCTTcatctggaaaaacaaaatccGAGTCttgaggttttattttgaaaaggaaCTCAGTGTTGTACTTCCTGTCTCAGGCTCACCTTGGGTGGAGTTGGTCACTGCAATGAGATCTAGATCCATCTGCTCCTCGTCTGCGCCCTCCTCGTTTGCGCCCTCTTTGTCTGCGCCCTCCTCGTTTGCGCCCTCTTCGTCTGCGCCCTCCTTGTCTGCGCTCTCCTCGTCTGCGCCCTCCTCGTCTGCGCCCTCCTCATCTGTACCCTCCTTGTCTGCACCACCCTCATTTGCGCCATCGTCGTCTCCACTATCTTGTGCCAATGTGCCCACCTGcaaagatgaagagcagaggagcagagggtcagaagagtaGGGGAGAAGGTCAGAGAAGCGGAGGGTCAGAGAAGCGGAGGGTCAGAGAAGCGGAGGATCAGAGCAGTGTATTACCATGAGTGACATCatcagtgacatcatcaggGCGAGTGCAAGGAGGTGGAGCTTCATGGTGCTGTTTTTGTTCTCGAGCTGCATCCGAGTCTGAGTAGAACCATGAGCTTCGTCTCTTTATATGCACATCTGAGGGGGGGCGGGGCCaaggagcagggggaggggctAATAAAATCATGTCAGGTACCTGTCAATCATCATCATGTTCTAGCTGTTTGCCCGGTTACTCACATGaacttgtatttggagtgattcatgtttgagtaatctttaatctcttattttcaagacgccatttgccgatctacccctgttttcgcctccaccagtacacgccTGATGTACTCAGACTGGTCATATCAGCTCAAACTAGGACTCACTGACAGACACATCACTGATTTATGTTCATTTGACTGCACAGCTCACACACTGTTTCCGTGTTCTGGGAATACAAAATACTcagaaatatttatatttaacctATATGTTAGTATTagaaaaagtacacaaacacacagcattACATCATCAAAATAACAATGGTCCAGATTAATGATGAAAGTTAAaacaagaggagaagagaaggagagggtcagaggaggagaggaacagaggttcagaggatgagagggtgagaggaggggagtaacagaggatgaggaggagaggaacagagaagcagaggaggagagcgtcAGAGGTGGCGaggaacagagggtcagaggatgaggaggagaggaactgagcagaagaggagagataatgacggtcagaggggcagaggatgagaggagcagagggtcagagggttgTACCTGGCTAGGATGACCCCTACTCTACCATGGATAAACCCCCTGTGTCCCTTAGCTGAGTGGGCTCTGGCCCAACAGACTTTagctctatctgcaaatggatgtggATTAGtgctggacacatctgcagctgcccatcctggtttagtcctcatttagtcctgcttgagtcctggttcagtcctggcttagtcctggtttagtcctggtttagtcttggtttagtccatgggagtggatctctccttcactgtggttctcctcgaagTTTCTTTGTCcctctgttttttgtttatttttccttgcccagaaggagggtctaaggacagtgGGCACTCTGGGGCACTTCTCCCTTTGCTTGTTTTCTTGTTGTTGACCAGTGTCTATTTTACTGTTGGTTTTCTGCCGTTGTGATTTGgggttttacaaaaatacattgacttGAGTTGTAGAGGTTGGTGATGGACAGCAGGTTAAAATAACAGGGGAGCAGCAAAGGAGGATGTGCTGAATGAGAGAGTTTCTGGAGCAGTGACATTCTTGACCTTTTTTCCTCATGTGATACATGTCACTTCTTTACCGTAAACTTCAGTTACTGTTTTTCCTGTAAAACCTTACCCTGATCCTCCACATACCTGTTCCGTGTTCAGGAGAGGTCACACAAGTCTGGATGTTTGCCAGTCTTTTTTATTTCGTGTACGTCATATCTATAGATAGATATGAGCTCGATCGGTAGACGGACAGACGGATGGATATCTTTATAGCAGACTCATGGtccacagtaaaaatacaaataaataataaaacacacaaaacaataaaaggtccCATAGGTCCCAGGAGATGACTCCACCAGTGTGTCCACAGCTGAGAGGATGGATGAGCGTGTCCACACTTGCGAGGACAGCTCAATGGCTCTCTGTGTCCACAGCTCAGAGGACGGCTCAGTATGTCCACAGTTGAGAGGATGGTTCTGTGTCCAGCCGTGTGTCCACTCCACTTCAGTATTAGTCCACCATAGAATGAGTTTCAGATTCAgacaatacatttacacatcACATTTGATAAAACAGCAGCACAGTGTTCTCCCTAGAGGAACAAGCGCATTGGAGGAGACATGTCCATATTTGGCCCAGTATATTTTACATAATGCACTTCATATGGAGCACAGGTCACTGTGATCCTCCGCCCGCTGCCGTCGAGCAGAGCGCATTGGTCAATGCAATACAGGGCTCATGTGAATCAGTGCAGTTAATAACCAAAACGTTTTTAGTCTCCAACTCTCGCCACACTTCCAGAGGTTCTGAGTTCTACGGAGAACGCAGCCGCTTTACATGGGACTAGAAACTAGAAACTATAGAACAAGCACCTGTGTGTTTAATAATTACATTCATACATTAATTGGCCAAATAATTAAAAAGGTTCATTACCAGCCTAATTCATATAGGCCTCAATACAGCAGCTCTAAAACTCTATAGGTCTCTCTAAAACTTTATAGGCCTCTCTAAAACTTTATAGGCCTCTCTAAAACTCTGTAGATTCTGTAAACCACTCTCAGACTCTGTAGACCACTCACAGTTTCTGTTGGCAACTCTTAGACTCTGTAGGCCACTCTCAAATTCTATAGAACACTGTAAACCAGGGGTCACGAACACGGTGCCCACGGGCACCAGGTCGCCCCCAAGCACTACATGAATTGCCCGCAGGCTGGTTCTAAACATAGCAGAACtca
This genomic window contains:
- the LOC117372541 gene encoding low choriolytic enzyme-like, which encodes MDLDLIAVTNSTQDEETVSDIIAKANQKIESRLMEGDIVVDRRRNAVSCFYCKWPKYGSSVWIFYRFDSSYSSSQKSLIRSAMRTIQSKTCVRFYEISHYWSNYVRHLYIFSGSGCWSYIGRQWWTRSQKLSLSKNGCLYTSTIQHELLHALGFAHEHSRSDRDSHVTILYDNISSNKKHNFRKYRTNNLYTPYDFNSVMQYYNYAWSKNGRPTLQSKRNPSLRFGHATEVSKYDILRVNRYYKC